A DNA window from Ahaetulla prasina isolate Xishuangbanna chromosome 7, ASM2864084v1, whole genome shotgun sequence contains the following coding sequences:
- the FGFR1OP2 gene encoding FGFR1 oncogene partner 2 isoform X3 — protein sequence MSCTIEKALADAKALVERLREHDTAAEALIEQTTDLNKRVEAMKQYQEEIQELNEVARHRPRSSLVLGIQQENRQIRELQQENKELRTSLEEHQCALELIMSKYREQMFRLLMASKKDDPGIIMKLKEQHSKELQVHVDQITEMAAVMRKAIEIDEQQGCKEQERIFQLEDYLTRTIQLQHSLFCSLLSASYVDTKGELAKQ from the exons atGAGTTGCACAATTGAGAAGGCCCTAGCTGATGCCAAAGCGTTAGTGGAGCGACTAAGAGAGCATGACACTGCAGCAGAAGCTCTCATTGAACAAACTACGGATCTCAACAAACGAGTGGAAGCAATGAAACAG TACCAGGAAGAAATTCAAGAACTTAACGAAGTAGCAAGACATAGGCCTCGGTCTTCCTTGGTTTTAGGTATCCAGCAGGAAAACAGACAGATCAGAGAACTACAACAAGAAAATAAAG AACTGCGAACGTCTCTCGAAGAACATCAGTGTGCCTTGGAGCTAATAATGAGCAAATATAGAGAACAGATGTTTAGATTGCTCATGGCCAGCAAAAAAGACGATCCGGGTATAATAATGAAGTTAAAGGAACAGCACTCCAAG GAATTGCAAGTACACGTGGACCAAATCACGGAAATGGCAGCAGTAATGAGGAAAGCCATTGAAATTGATGAGCAGCAGGGTTGCAAAGAACAAGAACGTATTTTTCAGCTTGAG gaCTATCTGACACGTACAATACAGCTGCAGCACAGTCTGTTCTGCAGCCTCTTATCTGCCTCCTATGTGGACACAAAGGGTGAGTTAGCAAAGCAATAA
- the FGFR1OP2 gene encoding FGFR1 oncogene partner 2 isoform X1 — translation MSCTIEKALADAKALVERLREHDTAAEALIEQTTDLNKRVEAMKQYQEEIQELNEVARHRPRSSLVLGIQQENRQIRELQQENKELRTSLEEHQCALELIMSKYREQMFRLLMASKKDDPGIIMKLKEQHSKELQVHVDQITEMAAVMRKAIEIDEQQGCKEQERIFQLEQENKGLREILQITRESFLNLKEDASESTSLSALVTNSDLSLRKN, via the exons atGAGTTGCACAATTGAGAAGGCCCTAGCTGATGCCAAAGCGTTAGTGGAGCGACTAAGAGAGCATGACACTGCAGCAGAAGCTCTCATTGAACAAACTACGGATCTCAACAAACGAGTGGAAGCAATGAAACAG TACCAGGAAGAAATTCAAGAACTTAACGAAGTAGCAAGACATAGGCCTCGGTCTTCCTTGGTTTTAGGTATCCAGCAGGAAAACAGACAGATCAGAGAACTACAACAAGAAAATAAAG AACTGCGAACGTCTCTCGAAGAACATCAGTGTGCCTTGGAGCTAATAATGAGCAAATATAGAGAACAGATGTTTAGATTGCTCATGGCCAGCAAAAAAGACGATCCGGGTATAATAATGAAGTTAAAGGAACAGCACTCCAAG GAATTGCAAGTACACGTGGACCAAATCACGGAAATGGCAGCAGTAATGAGGAAAGCCATTGAAATTGATGAGCAGCAGGGTTGCAAAGAACAAGAACGTATTTTTCAGCTTGAG CAGGAAAACAAAGGACTGAGAGAAATACTGCAGATAACCAGAGAATCGTTCCTGAATCTTAAGGAAGATGCCTCAGAAAGTACATCTCTGTCAGCACTAGTAACAAACAGTGACTTGAGCCTGAGAAAAAATTAA
- the FGFR1OP2 gene encoding FGFR1 oncogene partner 2 isoform X2: protein MSCTIEKALADAKALVERLREHDTAAEALIEQTTDLNKRVEAMKQYQEEIQELNEVARHRPRSSLVLGIQQENRQIRELQQENKELRTSLEEHQCALELIMSKYREQMFRLLMASKKDDPGIIMKLKEQHSKELQVHVDQITEMAAVMRKAIEIDEQQGCKEQERIFQLEENKGLREILQITRESFLNLKEDASESTSLSALVTNSDLSLRKN, encoded by the exons atGAGTTGCACAATTGAGAAGGCCCTAGCTGATGCCAAAGCGTTAGTGGAGCGACTAAGAGAGCATGACACTGCAGCAGAAGCTCTCATTGAACAAACTACGGATCTCAACAAACGAGTGGAAGCAATGAAACAG TACCAGGAAGAAATTCAAGAACTTAACGAAGTAGCAAGACATAGGCCTCGGTCTTCCTTGGTTTTAGGTATCCAGCAGGAAAACAGACAGATCAGAGAACTACAACAAGAAAATAAAG AACTGCGAACGTCTCTCGAAGAACATCAGTGTGCCTTGGAGCTAATAATGAGCAAATATAGAGAACAGATGTTTAGATTGCTCATGGCCAGCAAAAAAGACGATCCGGGTATAATAATGAAGTTAAAGGAACAGCACTCCAAG GAATTGCAAGTACACGTGGACCAAATCACGGAAATGGCAGCAGTAATGAGGAAAGCCATTGAAATTGATGAGCAGCAGGGTTGCAAAGAACAAGAACGTATTTTTCAGCTTGAG GAAAACAAAGGACTGAGAGAAATACTGCAGATAACCAGAGAATCGTTCCTGAATCTTAAGGAAGATGCCTCAGAAAGTACATCTCTGTCAGCACTAGTAACAAACAGTGACTTGAGCCTGAGAAAAAATTAA